In Caulobacter soli, one genomic interval encodes:
- a CDS encoding fumarylacetoacetate hydrolase family protein has protein sequence MKLVRFSHQGRTAIGALIEEGIVDLQQADASLPASLEALLRAGPAALDQARRAVAAAKARIPLGEAKLLAPIVAPRKFLGIGFNYSSHVDEVRAKGLPIPDLSNQIWFNKQVSCISGPTDPIHLPQQSDELDYEGEMAIVIGRRCRRVPKDQARSVIAGYMICNDVSVRDWQLKAPTATLGKSFDTHGPIGPWLTTADEVADPENLSIKTWVDDELRQNGNTRELVNRIDDMIVYLTSVFTLEPGDILSTGSPAGVGAGQKPPNYLKVGQTVKIEIEGLGQIANTVVAEPLDETTFIQ, from the coding sequence ATGAAACTCGTCCGCTTCAGCCATCAGGGACGCACCGCGATCGGCGCCTTGATCGAGGAGGGGATCGTTGATCTGCAACAGGCCGACGCGAGCCTGCCGGCCAGCCTGGAAGCCCTGCTCCGGGCCGGGCCGGCGGCGCTGGATCAGGCCCGGCGCGCCGTCGCCGCGGCGAAGGCCAGGATCCCGCTGGGCGAGGCGAAACTCCTCGCGCCGATCGTGGCCCCTCGCAAGTTCCTGGGCATCGGCTTCAACTACAGCTCCCACGTCGACGAGGTCCGCGCCAAGGGCCTGCCGATCCCCGACCTTTCCAACCAGATCTGGTTCAACAAGCAGGTCTCGTGCATCTCCGGCCCGACCGACCCGATCCACCTGCCGCAACAGTCGGACGAGTTGGACTATGAAGGTGAAATGGCCATCGTCATTGGCCGTCGCTGCCGCCGGGTGCCCAAGGACCAGGCCAGAAGCGTCATCGCCGGCTATATGATCTGCAACGATGTCAGCGTCCGCGACTGGCAGCTGAAGGCGCCCACCGCGACCCTGGGCAAATCGTTCGACACCCACGGCCCGATCGGACCGTGGCTGACGACCGCCGACGAGGTCGCCGATCCGGAAAACCTGTCGATCAAGACCTGGGTGGACGACGAGCTTCGCCAAAACGGCAACACCCGTGAACTGGTCAACCGCATCGACGACATGATCGTTTACCTGACCTCGGTGTTCACCCTGGAGCCGGGCGACATCCTGTCGACCGGCAGCCCCGCCGGGGTCGGCGCCGGCCAAAAGCCGCCCAACTATCTGAAGGTCGGTCAGACGGTCAAAATCGAGATCGAGGGCCTGGGCCAGATCGCCAACACCGTCGTCGCCGAACCGCTCGACGAAACCACCTTCATTCAATGA
- a CDS encoding 4a-hydroxytetrahydrobiopterin dehydratase: MIERLDAAACRERLVALPDWTLDEPAAAIERTFVFADFVEAFGFMTRVAILAEKADHHPEWFNVYNRVQVRLTTHDAGGVSQRDFQLAAQMDRLLGESGVV, translated from the coding sequence ATGATCGAGCGCCTCGACGCCGCCGCCTGCCGCGAGCGGCTTGTCGCCCTGCCGGATTGGACCCTGGACGAGCCCGCCGCCGCGATCGAGCGGACGTTCGTGTTCGCCGACTTCGTCGAGGCCTTCGGCTTCATGACCCGCGTGGCGATCCTGGCCGAAAAGGCCGACCACCATCCGGAATGGTTCAATGTCTACAACCGGGTCCAGGTGCGCCTGACCACCCACGACGCCGGGGGCGTCTCGCAGCGCGATTTTCAGCTGGCCGCGCAAATGGATCGCCTCCTTGGCGAAAGCGGCGTGGTCTAG
- the maiA gene encoding maleylacetoacetate isomerase, which translates to MNLLLHGYWRSTASYRVRIGLALKGVDHASATHDLRLGRQAEAAYRALAPQGLVPALETDLGVVTQSLAILEWLEETCPTPPLLPGDAHGRAIVRSMAALVACDIHPLNNLRVLQVLRDELALAQPQLDAWIARWIGDGFAALEPLITRHGGAFAYGDQPGLADCLIVPQVYSAQRFKVDLSPYPRLVAAASAAAALPAFAAAHPARQPDADPA; encoded by the coding sequence ATGAACCTGCTCCTGCACGGCTATTGGCGGTCGACCGCATCCTATCGGGTCCGGATCGGACTCGCCCTCAAGGGCGTCGATCACGCCAGCGCCACGCACGATCTGCGGTTGGGCCGGCAGGCCGAGGCCGCCTATCGGGCGCTGGCGCCCCAAGGTCTGGTGCCGGCGCTGGAGACGGACCTGGGGGTTGTGACCCAGAGCCTGGCGATCCTGGAGTGGCTCGAAGAAACCTGTCCGACCCCGCCGCTGCTGCCGGGCGACGCCCATGGTCGCGCGATCGTCCGCAGCATGGCCGCGCTGGTGGCTTGCGACATCCATCCGCTGAACAACCTGCGGGTCCTGCAGGTCCTGCGCGACGAGCTGGCGCTCGCCCAGCCCCAGCTGGACGCCTGGATCGCGCGCTGGATCGGGGACGGCTTCGCCGCGCTCGAGCCGTTGATCACGCGCCATGGCGGGGCCTTCGCCTATGGCGACCAGCCCGGTCTGGCCGATTGCCTGATCGTGCCGCAGGTCTATTCGGCGCAGCGGTTCAAGGTCGATCTTTCGCCCTACCCGCGCCTGGTCGCCGCGGCGAGCGCGGCGGCCGCCCTGCCCGCCTTCGCCGCGGCCCACCCGGCCAGGCAGCCCGACGCGGATCCGGCATGA
- a CDS encoding nuclear transport factor 2 family protein has translation MSGYSPVPADVHAAIHGILAEFGYRVDNAKGDTVAALFAEDGTLETPHFRLANKADIHAWFSERATKGDRISRHHSTNVRITPLDADRFEVISNALTIVGAPPAPAQGAAVAAGTSSDIVVRTAQGWLFQSRKLTVVIEGRIAAPPEKTA, from the coding sequence ATGAGCGGCTATTCACCCGTCCCCGCGGACGTACACGCGGCCATCCACGGAATCCTCGCCGAGTTCGGCTACCGCGTGGACAACGCCAAGGGCGACACCGTCGCGGCCCTGTTCGCCGAGGACGGCACGCTGGAAACGCCGCATTTCCGCCTGGCCAACAAGGCCGACATCCACGCCTGGTTCAGCGAACGCGCCACCAAGGGCGACCGGATTTCGCGCCACCATTCGACCAATGTCCGCATCACGCCCCTGGACGCCGATCGCTTCGAGGTGATCTCCAACGCCTTGACGATCGTGGGCGCGCCGCCCGCGCCGGCCCAAGGCGCCGCCGTCGCGGCGGGAACGTCGAGCGACATCGTCGTGCGGACCGCGCAAGGCTGGCTCTTCCAGTCGCGCAAACTGACCGTGGTGATCGAAGGCCGCATCGCCGCGCCTCCGGAGAAGACGGCATGA
- a CDS encoding Rieske (2Fe-2S) protein, with protein MTQEQTPIRLSATPAGVKLGPLSLVAEGSARNFVLQIGQGRFHGFVVRRGQAVRGYVDRCPHAGLPLAQTLDDYLTPDGEKIACSWHGALFAIDDGLCVGGPCAGARLTAWPVTVRDGFLFTTTEQTS; from the coding sequence ATGACGCAGGAGCAGACCCCGATACGTCTTTCCGCCACGCCGGCCGGCGTGAAGCTGGGCCCGCTCAGCCTTGTCGCCGAGGGGAGCGCGCGCAATTTCGTGCTGCAGATCGGTCAGGGGCGGTTCCATGGTTTTGTCGTGCGACGCGGCCAGGCGGTGCGCGGCTATGTGGATCGCTGTCCGCATGCGGGCCTGCCGCTGGCCCAGACGCTCGACGACTATCTCACCCCGGACGGCGAGAAGATCGCCTGCAGCTGGCACGGGGCGTTGTTCGCCATCGACGACGGTCTCTGCGTCGGCGGGCCCTGCGCGGGCGCGCGTCTGACAGCTTGGCCCGTGACGGTGCGCGACGGGTTTCTTTTCACCACCACGGAGCAGACCTCATGA
- a CDS encoding GntR family transcriptional regulator, with protein sequence MIETAIPRSSLFTEVVSRLRQEIVEGVWRPGARLQERILCARFNISRSPLREAYQVLAAEGLLETSLNRGVVVSAPSPRRILENFVLLRTLEVLAVELACEHATADDLQRIFDAEAAMKQAGLAGKESAFLHANNEVHRLIVVASRNQPLIDAHTVVSRQLIRVQNLNGPLEHSLDESIDEHDQFLTALAARDKSAAAQRFDRHLTTVEDNLRRRLEPFAEEGDAAGAGPQETAPPPTR encoded by the coding sequence ATGATCGAAACCGCTATCCCGCGATCCAGCCTTTTCACCGAAGTCGTCTCCCGGTTGCGGCAGGAGATCGTCGAAGGCGTCTGGCGTCCTGGCGCGCGCTTGCAGGAGCGCATCCTCTGCGCCCGATTCAACATCTCTCGCTCGCCCTTGCGCGAGGCCTACCAGGTGCTCGCCGCCGAGGGGCTGCTTGAGACTTCGCTCAATCGCGGGGTCGTGGTCAGCGCCCCAAGTCCAAGGCGGATTTTGGAGAATTTCGTTCTCCTGCGCACCCTTGAGGTCCTGGCCGTAGAACTGGCTTGCGAACACGCGACCGCCGACGACCTCCAACGCATATTCGACGCGGAGGCGGCGATGAAGCAGGCCGGCCTGGCGGGAAAGGAGAGCGCCTTTCTGCACGCCAACAACGAGGTTCACCGCCTGATCGTCGTGGCCAGCCGCAACCAGCCGCTGATCGACGCCCATACGGTCGTGTCCCGTCAGCTCATCCGCGTGCAAAATCTCAACGGTCCGCTGGAGCACAGTCTCGACGAGTCGATTGACGAGCACGACCAGTTCCTCACCGCGCTGGCCGCGCGCGACAAGAGCGCGGCCGCTCAGCGGTTCGACCGCCATCTGACAACCGTTGAAGACAATCTGCGGCGTCGGCTCGAGCCGTTCGCCGAGGAGGGGGACGCGGCGGGCGCCGGACCCCAAGAGACGGCGCCGCCGCCAACGCGCTGA
- a CDS encoding zinc-binding dehydrogenase, which translates to MRAVQHAFYGSAEEALKLTTAAPVPPLAPDQVLVRVAATSVNPIDCAVRSGYGSVYWEDVGFVTHPHTPGRDVAGEVVAVGAAVDAYKPGDAVWAGTLSGGSAEFAAIPQDWLAPKPPSLTFLQAGSMPYVALTTWAALVDHGGLSAQSARDKKVIVPRGAGGVGSFAIQLLKAWGAHVASTCSTRNVDLVRSLGADVVVDYTKQDFTEVLKDYDFAFDTAFDCEAQLLGALKTHAGAGYVSIVTPKLTLIDELGLEAGLAKGKDILAERVAAQARLGRRYAWSFMRPNGKALSTIGDLVEAGKIRPVIDRVYGLSQLVEAQLFCETKQAQGKIVIDIAG; encoded by the coding sequence ATGCGCGCCGTCCAGCACGCCTTTTACGGAAGCGCCGAGGAGGCGCTGAAACTGACCACGGCCGCGCCGGTCCCGCCGCTGGCGCCGGACCAGGTGCTGGTCAGGGTCGCCGCCACCTCGGTCAATCCGATCGATTGCGCCGTGCGCTCCGGCTACGGCTCGGTCTATTGGGAGGACGTTGGCTTCGTCACCCATCCGCACACGCCGGGGCGCGATGTCGCCGGCGAGGTCGTCGCCGTCGGCGCGGCGGTCGACGCCTACAAACCGGGCGACGCCGTCTGGGCCGGCACCCTCTCGGGGGGCTCGGCGGAGTTCGCCGCGATCCCGCAGGACTGGCTGGCGCCCAAGCCCCCCTCGCTGACCTTCCTGCAGGCCGGATCGATGCCCTATGTGGCGCTGACCACCTGGGCGGCGTTGGTGGACCATGGCGGCCTGTCGGCCCAGTCCGCCCGCGACAAGAAGGTGATCGTACCGCGCGGGGCCGGCGGCGTGGGCAGCTTCGCCATTCAGTTGCTCAAGGCCTGGGGCGCGCACGTGGCCTCGACCTGCAGCACGCGCAATGTCGATCTGGTCCGATCGCTCGGCGCCGACGTCGTCGTCGACTACACCAAGCAGGACTTCACCGAGGTGCTGAAGGACTATGACTTCGCCTTCGACACGGCCTTCGACTGCGAGGCCCAGTTACTGGGTGCGCTCAAGACCCATGCCGGCGCGGGCTATGTCAGCATCGTCACACCCAAGCTGACCTTGATCGACGAGTTGGGCCTGGAGGCTGGCCTGGCCAAGGGCAAGGACATCCTGGCCGAGCGGGTCGCGGCCCAGGCCAGGCTGGGGCGCCGATACGCCTGGTCGTTCATGCGGCCGAACGGCAAGGCCTTGAGCACGATCGGCGACCTGGTCGAGGCGGGAAAGATCCGTCCCGTGATTGACCGGGTCTATGGCCTGAGCCAACTGGTCGAGGCCCAGCTGTTCTGCGAAACCAAACAGGCCCAGGGCAAGATCGTCATCGACATCGCCGGCTAG
- a CDS encoding VOC family protein yields MGAKRQALTERHPAPLSPAKLAHLVLVTSQFEAAKAWYATVLNAHPAYENAQVCFMTYDDEHHRIGIINMPGLATPPPGVAGLDHMAFTFDDLGQLLATFQRLKAEGITPYWTINHGPTISFYYRDVDGNKVELQYDIFRTVADIDAFFASGAYDENFMGIIIDPEDLASRYEAGESMDDLTRRPTLPAGKTPWDMHRP; encoded by the coding sequence ATGGGCGCCAAACGCCAAGCGCTGACAGAGCGCCATCCGGCTCCGTTGAGTCCCGCGAAGCTGGCCCACCTCGTGTTGGTCACGTCGCAATTCGAGGCCGCGAAGGCCTGGTACGCCACCGTGCTCAATGCTCACCCGGCCTACGAGAACGCGCAGGTCTGTTTCATGACCTACGACGACGAGCATCACCGGATCGGCATCATCAACATGCCAGGACTCGCCACGCCGCCCCCCGGCGTGGCCGGCCTAGACCATATGGCGTTCACCTTTGACGACCTGGGCCAGTTGCTCGCCACCTTCCAAAGGCTCAAGGCCGAAGGCATCACGCCGTACTGGACGATCAATCACGGTCCGACGATCTCGTTCTATTACCGGGATGTCGACGGCAACAAGGTCGAGCTGCAGTACGATATCTTCCGCACGGTCGCCGACATCGACGCCTTCTTCGCCTCCGGCGCCTACGACGAGAATTTCATGGGGATCATCATCGACCCCGAGGATCTGGCCAGCCGGTACGAGGCGGGCGAGTCGATGGACGACCTGACCCGGCGGCCGACGCTGCCCGCCGGCAAGACGCCCTGGGACATGCACCGGCCCTAG
- a CDS encoding winged helix-turn-helix domain-containing protein, with protein sequence MTSRYQVDRIDELVHAPVRLAAIVRLHEVEQADFMDLRSLLGVTPGNLSAHLLKLQAAGYLTLDKRFVERKPRTEVRLTSKGRQAYLAYLVALGDLTGRVRT encoded by the coding sequence ATGACGTCCCGCTACCAGGTCGACCGGATCGACGAGCTCGTCCACGCCCCGGTGAGGTTGGCGGCCATCGTTCGGCTTCACGAGGTCGAACAGGCTGACTTCATGGACTTGCGGAGCTTGCTGGGCGTTACGCCCGGCAATCTTTCAGCCCATCTGTTGAAGTTGCAAGCCGCTGGCTATCTGACGCTCGACAAGCGTTTTGTGGAGCGCAAGCCGCGCACCGAGGTGCGACTGACGTCGAAGGGACGTCAAGCCTATCTGGCCTATCTCGTCGCGCTCGGCGACCTGACCGGGCGCGTGCGGACCTAG
- a CDS encoding spinster family MFS transporter, whose amino-acid sequence MRSDFTRKPWYSSYVLLIVGLVSVMNYYDRFLLTILVEPIKRDLHITDAQVGLLAGIGFALMYSVLGVPMARLADRHGRAKVLAGVVGFWSLMTAASGMTINFATMLLARAGVGVGEAGGLPTVHALIADYFSPKRRGFALSLMGVCGAIGMSLALVGGGLINDWHGWRMAFYLAAIPGVILALLVIFTVKEPLAHIQAQAADKTAPPLGAAFKTLWGRKAFVLLCAGMAVGAVGAYAHQTWIPAFLMRTYHLTAGQVGAQYSAVTGPTMIVAILLGGLINDWLLRRDKRAPLWIIAASFSLSVPASLAFFLVRDLHLALGLSIVMTLAGGLWTGPAYAVVQSLAGPKLRALTAAIFMMIVNIVGLGLGPLVGGLLSDAFVPHFGAESLKASLCALTLCLALAVPLFLLATRTLDADTLDAES is encoded by the coding sequence ATGCGCAGCGATTTCACGCGAAAGCCCTGGTACTCGAGCTACGTCCTGCTGATCGTCGGGCTGGTTTCGGTGATGAACTATTACGATCGGTTCCTGCTGACGATCCTGGTCGAGCCGATCAAGCGGGACTTGCACATCACCGACGCCCAGGTGGGCCTGCTGGCCGGCATAGGCTTTGCCCTGATGTACAGCGTGCTTGGCGTGCCCATGGCGCGCCTGGCCGATCGTCATGGCCGCGCCAAGGTTCTGGCGGGCGTGGTCGGGTTCTGGTCGCTGATGACCGCGGCCAGCGGCATGACGATCAACTTCGCCACCATGTTGCTGGCCCGGGCCGGCGTCGGCGTCGGCGAAGCCGGCGGCCTGCCCACGGTGCACGCCTTGATCGCCGACTATTTCTCGCCCAAGCGCCGGGGTTTCGCGCTGTCGCTTATGGGGGTGTGCGGCGCGATCGGCATGAGCCTGGCCCTGGTCGGCGGCGGTCTGATCAATGACTGGCACGGCTGGCGCATGGCCTTCTACCTCGCCGCGATTCCCGGCGTGATCCTGGCTTTGCTGGTGATTTTCACCGTCAAGGAGCCCCTGGCCCATATCCAGGCCCAGGCGGCCGACAAGACCGCGCCGCCGCTGGGCGCGGCCTTCAAGACCCTTTGGGGCCGCAAGGCGTTTGTGTTGCTGTGCGCGGGGATGGCGGTAGGCGCCGTGGGCGCCTACGCCCATCAAACCTGGATCCCTGCCTTTCTGATGCGGACCTATCATCTGACGGCGGGCCAGGTCGGGGCGCAGTATTCGGCGGTGACCGGCCCGACGATGATTGTCGCAATCCTGCTGGGCGGCCTGATCAACGACTGGCTGCTGCGCCGGGACAAGCGCGCGCCGCTGTGGATCATAGCGGCCTCCTTCAGCCTGAGCGTCCCGGCGAGCCTGGCCTTTTTCCTGGTTCGGGATCTTCACCTGGCCTTGGGGCTGTCGATCGTCATGACCTTGGCGGGCGGGCTGTGGACCGGCCCGGCTTACGCCGTGGTCCAGAGCCTGGCGGGCCCCAAGCTGCGGGCCCTGACCGCGGCGATTTTCATGATGATCGTCAACATCGTCGGACTGGGCTTGGGGCCCCTGGTCGGCGGCCTGCTCAGCGACGCCTTTGTTCCGCATTTCGGGGCCGAAAGTCTGAAGGCCAGCCTGTGCGCGCTGACCTTGTGCCTGGCGCTCGCCGTTCCGCTCTTCCTCCTGGCGACGCGCACTCTGGACGCCGATACGCTGGACGCTGAATCGTGA
- a CDS encoding gamma-glutamyltransferase: protein MKSVLMAGALALSTSLPAAAGDLSPAGWPKAERERVEQLEFEHSTPSEGRVFASDGGVVSATVSPIAAYAGVQTLKSGGNAADAATTVALTQITTQLGSVVSYAGIITGLYYEAKTGKVYSFDGGYNSYLGETDPATIPVGDLGPLNFGGPKPTIGGAKGRETLVPGFMAGLEALHGRFGRLPFKDLFAPALYYDEQGVRISATHDRFLKLRQSFLARTPEGRAFMAQAGGETPAVGALFRQPDLAKTLRGVAAQGSAYMYTGAWGQEFVRVVQREGGKVTSEDMARYVVSWNEPHKQDVLGASVYVNGGQHYGAYYLLPALNLAEAKTLQTRGPYWSDPDAFVQLSRINEAVTAAPDLNPQVAAFLRSKGVDVSPEHQLTKAYAAQVAPLIDAMFGVSDVNVPRHSNSIVVVDKDGNVAAVTHTINSVIWGDTGIVVGGVPIPDSAAFQQARLAKMKPGDRLPHEIIDTIAVKNGKPVLATAAIGSSLVPETIRTLVGVLGQERDLNQIMSAPPLLSTFDLSAKPKAPGSNPVMVPKGRYEEAFLAKLRALGLQVTEVDPAMAQGLRGTLTAVRIDPKTGERTAADVPGVAVFNAVQ from the coding sequence ATGAAATCTGTCCTGATGGCGGGAGCCCTCGCACTCTCCACCAGCCTCCCGGCCGCGGCGGGTGATCTGTCGCCCGCCGGTTGGCCCAAGGCCGAGCGGGAACGGGTCGAACAGCTGGAGTTCGAACACAGCACGCCGTCCGAAGGCCGTGTGTTCGCCAGCGACGGCGGCGTCGTTTCAGCGACCGTCTCGCCGATAGCGGCCTATGCGGGGGTTCAAACCTTGAAGTCAGGCGGCAACGCCGCCGACGCGGCCACCACGGTGGCCCTGACCCAGATCACCACCCAGCTCGGCTCGGTGGTGTCCTATGCCGGGATCATCACCGGGCTCTACTACGAGGCCAAGACCGGCAAGGTTTATTCGTTCGACGGCGGCTACAATTCCTACCTCGGCGAGACCGATCCGGCGACTATCCCGGTCGGTGACCTGGGTCCCCTCAATTTCGGCGGGCCCAAGCCGACGATCGGCGGCGCCAAGGGCCGCGAGACCTTGGTGCCCGGGTTCATGGCCGGCCTGGAGGCTCTGCACGGCCGGTTCGGGCGCTTGCCGTTCAAGGATCTCTTCGCGCCGGCCCTGTACTACGACGAACAGGGCGTACGCATCTCCGCCACGCACGACCGCTTCCTCAAGCTGCGCCAGAGCTTCTTGGCGCGGACGCCCGAGGGGCGGGCCTTCATGGCGCAGGCCGGCGGCGAGACGCCGGCGGTCGGCGCGCTGTTTCGTCAACCCGATCTGGCCAAGACCCTGCGTGGCGTCGCCGCCCAGGGCTCGGCCTACATGTACACCGGCGCCTGGGGGCAGGAGTTCGTACGCGTCGTGCAGCGCGAGGGCGGCAAGGTCACGTCCGAGGACATGGCGCGCTACGTCGTGTCGTGGAACGAGCCGCACAAGCAGGATGTCTTGGGGGCCAGCGTCTACGTCAATGGCGGCCAGCATTACGGCGCCTACTATCTGTTGCCGGCGTTGAACCTGGCCGAAGCCAAGACCCTGCAGACCCGCGGTCCATATTGGTCGGATCCGGACGCCTTCGTGCAACTGAGCCGGATCAACGAGGCGGTCACCGCCGCCCCGGACCTGAACCCTCAGGTCGCCGCTTTCCTCAGGAGCAAGGGCGTGGACGTCTCGCCCGAGCACCAGTTGACCAAGGCCTACGCCGCTCAGGTCGCGCCCTTGATCGACGCGATGTTCGGCGTCAGCGACGTCAACGTCCCTCGCCATTCCAATTCGATCGTCGTGGTCGACAAGGACGGCAACGTCGCGGCCGTCACCCACACCATCAACAGCGTGATCTGGGGCGACACCGGCATCGTGGTCGGCGGGGTTCCAATCCCGGACTCGGCGGCGTTCCAGCAGGCGCGTCTGGCCAAGATGAAGCCGGGCGATCGCCTGCCGCATGAAATCATCGACACCATCGCCGTCAAGAACGGCAAGCCGGTCCTGGCCACCGCCGCCATCGGCTCCTCCCTCGTTCCCGAGACGATCCGCACCCTGGTCGGCGTGCTGGGACAAGAACGGGATCTCAACCAGATCATGAGCGCGCCGCCGCTGCTGTCGACCTTCGATCTGAGCGCAAAGCCCAAGGCGCCCGGCTCCAACCCCGTCATGGTTCCCAAGGGGCGCTACGAGGAGGCTTTCCTCGCCAAGCTGAGGGCCCTGGGCCTGCAGGTGACCGAAGTCGATCCGGCGATGGCGCAAGGCCTGCGCGGCACCCTGACGGCCGTGCGGATCGATCCCAAGACCGGTGAGCGCACGGCGGCCGACGTGCCGGGCGTGGCGGTGTTCAACGCCGTCCAATAG
- a CDS encoding SDR family NAD(P)-dependent oxidoreductase has product MSGVIITGGFGVLGQAVAAAFKTAGFHIALIDRASAGEHDADFALGQVDLADPDQAQRAFDQARDALGGVQALVNVAGAFRFEMIEGGDPASWDALFAANLKTCANMCRAAAAGLAAGGAIVNIGAAAAERAGAGMGPYAASKAGVARLTESLAAELGGRIRVNAVLPLILDTPQNRADMPGADPAGWTAPAALAEVVRFLASDESRAINGALIAATAPTPR; this is encoded by the coding sequence ATGAGCGGCGTCATCATCACCGGCGGCTTTGGCGTGCTGGGTCAGGCGGTCGCCGCGGCGTTCAAGACGGCCGGTTTCCATATCGCTCTGATCGATCGAGCGTCGGCTGGCGAACATGACGCCGACTTCGCCTTGGGCCAGGTCGACCTGGCCGATCCCGATCAGGCGCAACGAGCCTTCGACCAGGCCCGCGACGCCCTGGGCGGGGTCCAGGCGCTGGTCAATGTCGCCGGCGCCTTTCGGTTCGAGATGATCGAAGGCGGCGACCCGGCCAGTTGGGACGCGCTGTTCGCCGCCAATCTGAAGACTTGCGCCAACATGTGCCGCGCCGCCGCCGCCGGCCTGGCCGCAGGCGGGGCGATCGTCAACATCGGTGCGGCCGCCGCCGAGCGGGCCGGCGCGGGCATGGGGCCCTACGCGGCCTCCAAGGCGGGGGTGGCGCGTCTGACCGAAAGCCTCGCCGCGGAGCTGGGCGGCCGGATCCGCGTCAATGCGGTTCTGCCGTTGATCCTCGACACGCCGCAAAACCGGGCTGACATGCCCGGCGCCGATCCTGCGGGATGGACCGCTCCGGCCGCCCTCGCCGAGGTGGTCCGGTTCCTGGCTTCCGACGAAAGCCGCGCCATCAACGGCGCCCTGATCGCGGCCACCGCGCCGACGCCGCGCTAG